The Coffea arabica cultivar ET-39 chromosome 3c, Coffea Arabica ET-39 HiFi, whole genome shotgun sequence genome contains a region encoding:
- the LOC140037835 gene encoding uncharacterized protein, with the protein MMMEGDCSSKKRAWPKDDFTDMVLKWSLHDIFNENRYKDQVEWIPELFESVGNYLDSYSYPLLEETRAQLASAMESIHQAPFAEVQILEEAKSCGNFLYEVKVDQWRNKFVNHGKELYKVLPGDILVISDSKPETRSDLQRMHWSWTLASVTDIKGEGIDGSTSSTKFKVKTPEDMPFKGEKQDWLYVVYLTNTMTNKRIWKALHWFKNLTLIEKVLCSNAMVEEQCDSCSVNHTGQLSESFGSDLYSQMNESQTEAIRASLHKMTCDRNSHIELIWGPPGTGKTKTVSQMLFILLRMNYRTLCCAPTNVAVKEVASRVVKLVKEAYAAESEKSDPFTPLGDIILFGNKDRLKVAPDIEDIYLDYRVKRLVECFAPSNGLKHCVRSMIDLLEHGASHYHIFLENELIKTKENKDEAPKDKPKFFLEFIRAGVKAILPSLRRCLITFCTHVARSFVAKQNFENMHNGGRFFRSSHMYLVAARY; encoded by the exons ATGATGATGGAAGGGGATTGTTCAAGCAAGAAGAGAGCATGGCCTAAAGATGACTTCACTGACATGGTTTTGAAATGGTCCCTTCATGACATTTTTAATGAGAATCGATACAAAGATCAG GTAGAGTGGATACCTGAATTGTTTGAATCAGTAGGGAATTACCTTGACTCTTACAGTTACCCTTTATTGGAAGAAACACGAGCACAGCTTGCTTCTGCTATGGAATCTATACATCAGGCACCATTTGCTGAAGTGCAAATTCTCGAGGAAGCAAAATCTTGTGGAAATTTTCTATACGAAGTTAAAGTTGATCAATGGAGAAACAAATTTGTTAACCATGGTAAAGAGCTTTATAAAGTATTGCCGGGTGATATTCTTGTTATTTCAGATTCAAAACCTGAAACCAGGTCTGACCTCCAAAGGATGCACTGGTCATGGACATTGGCATCGGTAACTGACATTAAAGGTGAAGGCATTGATGGGAGCACTTCATCAACTAAGTTTAAGGTCAAGACACCGGAAGACATGCCATTCAAGGGTGAGAAGCAGGACTGGCTTTATGTGGTGTACTTGACAAATACTATGACAAATAAAAGAATATGGAAGGCATTGCATTGGTTCAAAAATTTGACGCTTATTGAGAAGGTTCTTTGCTCTAATGCCATG GTTGAAGAACAGTGTGATTCTTGTTCAGTAAATCACACTGGACAATTGTCTGAAAGTTTTGGATCAGATTTATACTCTCAGATGAATGAATCCCAAACTGAAGCCATAAGGGCGTCTCTCCATAAGATGACATGTGACCGGAATTCTCACATTGAACTCATTTGGGGTCCACCGGGGACAGGGAAAACCAAAACAGTAAGTCAGATGCTATTTATCCTATTAAGAATGAATTACAGGACTCTTTGTTGTGCCCCAACCAATGTGGCAGTAAAAGAAGTTGCATCTCGAGTGGTAAAACTGGTAAAAGAGGCATATGCTGCTGAATCTGAAAAAAGTGATCCGTTTACTCCATTGGGAGATATTATATTATTTGGAAATAAGGATCGACTAAAAGTTGCCCCTGATATTGAAGATATATACCTTGACTACCGCGTGAAGAGGCTTGTTGAGTGCTTTGCACCATCAAATGGTTTGAAACATTGTGTGCGTTCTATGATTGATTTGCTTGAGCATGGTGCCTCACACTACCATATCTTTCTGGAAAATGAGCTGATCAAAaccaaggaaaacaaagatgaaGCTCCAAAAGATAAGCCAAAGTTTTTTCTAGAATTCATCAGAGCAGGCGTAAAAGCAATTTTACCATCTCTCAGAAGATGTCTGATTACATTCTGCACTCATGTAGCAAGAAGTTTTGTtgcaaaacaaaattttgaaaacatg CATAATGGTGGAAGATTTTTCCGAAGCAGTCACATGTACCTGGTTGCTGCCAGATATTAG